The Streptomyces sp. NBC_01463 DNA window TCGGTGAAGGTGTCCGCGGGGACCCCGCTGAGCCAGGAGTCGACCAGGGCGAGCAGCCGCTCGTCGTGGACCAGGAGCATGCCGCCGCCGGCCGCCCCGCCGACGAAGCCCTCGATCCATGCTGCGGCGTCGGCGGGCGGTGTGCCGGGCGACAGGGCGAGCCCCATCAGCCGGGCGGCGTCGTCCTGCGCGAGGTGGCCGTCGTCGAGCAGCAGCCGGGTGGCGCGGCCCCGGATCACTCCCGCGACGGTGTCCCGGGCGGCGAGCTTGTGCAGCACGGCACGCCAGCGCTCCCGGAGCCCGTCCGCGGTCGCCGGTACGGCTCCGGCGAGCAGTCCGATCGCCGTGTGTACGCCGTCCACCTGAGCGCGCAGCGCGGCCGCCCCGTCGGCGTCGAGCCCGGTGCAGGCGGGCGGCAGCCCGACGCAGATCCGCTCCGCGAGGCCGGCCGCGACCTCGCCGAGAGCGGCGGTGTCCGTCGAGCGGACGTCCCCGTAGCGCAGGGTGCGGGCCAGGGCCGGCAGGGCGTCGGCGAGGTGGCCGACATCGGCGTCGAGTGCGGCACGGTCGGCGAGGACCCGCATCACGACGGGCAGCGCTTCGGGCAGTTCGGCGAGCAGGCACCGTTCGGCGAGGGCGGTCACCTCGGCGAGGGCGGTGGCCGCCAGGGCCTCCGACTCGGCGCGCGCGGTGGCGGCGGCGAGCACGGTGGTGCCCCATACACCCGCCTCCGCGACCCGTACGTACAGCTCGGGCTCCCATCGCAGCCGCCAGCTCTCCCGGAAGGTGCCGGTGCTCCCCCGGCCCGCGGCGGGTTCGCCCCAGCGGACGCCGAGGAGGCGCAGCCGGTGCAGCAGCCGGCTGCGGGCCGCGTCGGTCTCCTTGCGGAGGTCGAGCTCCACCTCCCGCTCGGACGCCTCGGGTTTGAGCCGGAGGGTGCGCTGCTGCCGGTTGAGGTCACGCTGCAGCGGCACGGCCGGGGCATTGTCGGGCACTTCGCCGAGGGTCACGCCGACGACGAGGCGGTCGCGGACGAGGGCGAGCGGCACGTCGGAGCCTTCGCACATCACGGCGCGCACGGCGTCGGTCGTCTCGCTCAGTCCGGCGAGCGGCCGGCCGCGCATGGCGGCGAGGGTGTCGGCGAGCCGGACCGCCTCGATGACATGGGCGCTGGACACGAACCGGTCCTCGTCGCGCAGGAGTCCGGCGACCTTGGTCATCCAGCGTTCGATGGGGCGGTCCGGGGCGTCGAAGAGGTGCCCGTACCAGCCGGGCGAGTCGATCCCCGCCCCGTAGCCGCTGTGCCGGGCGAGCCGCTGGTGGGTCCAGGGCACCCAGGTCAGCTCGGTCTTGACCTTGGGGAGGCCCTTGAGGAGGGCACGGTCGGCGGTGAGCGTCGTCCTCGCTTCGAGCGCGGGCACGTGCCAGGCGCCGCAGACCACGGCGAAGGCGCCGCCGAACTCCTTCCGTGCGGCGCGGAGCTGGACGCGCATGTACGCCTCGCGGACCGCGTCCCTGGGGTGCCCGCCGTCCCCGTACACCTCGCGCAGGGCGGTCATCGCCTCGCCGACCGCGGCGAAGGCGGCCAGCGGGTCGGCGACGGCCTGGGAGCCGCCGGTCACTGTGCCCGGCAGGCCGGGAACGCGGTGCTCGACGACGTCCTCCCACCAGCGCTCGGGGTCGTCGTACCCCGCCGTCTCGGCCAGCACCCGGATGGGGTCGACGGGCACGAGCCGCGTCTCGTCGTCCTGTTCGGCGCCCTCCCCAGGCCGCCCGGCCCGCTCGTCCTCCTCCTCCATGGCCAGCGAGTGCGCGGCGGGCAGGTCGATGAAGCGGACCGGGACGCCATGCGTCAACGCCCAGCGGATCGCGACCCATTCGGGCGAGAACGCGGCGAGCGGCCAGAAGGCGGCCCGCCCCGGGTCGTCCACCGCGTGGGCGAGCAGGGCGACGGGCGGCCGCATCTGCTCGTCGGCGGCGAGCGGCAGCAGGGCGTCGCCCTCCGGCGGGCCCTCGATGAGCACCGCCTGCGGCCGCGCGGCGTCCAGGGCGGCGCGGACGGCGCGGGCCGAGCCCGGCCCGTGGTGCCGCACCCCCAGCAGCAGAGGCCCCGCGGGCTGGGTGCCGGTCATACGGAGACCTCACGGCAGGCTCGGTAGAAGTCCTTCCAGCCGTCCCGCTCGCGCACCACGGTCTCCAGATACTCCTGCCAGACCACCCGGTCGGCCGCCGGGTCGCGGACGACCGCGCCGAGGATGCCGGCGGCGACGTCCCCCGGGCGCAGCACGCCGTCGCCGAAGTGGGCGGCGAGGGCCAGGCCGTTGGTGACGACGGAGATGGCCTCGGCCGTGGACAGGGTCCCCGAGGGGGACTTGAGCTTGGTCCGGCCGTCGGTCGTGACGCCGTCGCGCAACTCGCGGAAGACGGTGACCACGCGGCGGATCTCCGCGAGGCCCTCGGGTGCGGCCGGCAGGTCGAGCGAACGGCCGACCTGGTCGACGCGGCGGGAGACGATGTCGACCTCCGCCTCGGGGGTGGCGGGCAGCGGCAATACGACGGTGTTGAAGCGGCGGCGCAGCGCGCTGGACAGTTCGTTGACCCCGCGGTCGCGGTCGTTGGCCGTGGCGATCACGTTGAAACCGCGGACGGCCTGGACCTCCTGGCCCAGCTCGGGCAGGGGCAGGGTCTTCTCCGACAGGATCGTGATCAGCGAGTCCTGGACGTCGGCGGGGATGCGGGTGAGCTCCTCGATCCTGGCGGTCATGCCCTCGGACATGGCACGCATCAGCGGGCTGGGCACCAGCGCGTCACGGCTGGGGCCGTGCGCGAGCAGCTGCGCGTAGTTCCATCCGTAGCGGACGGCCTCCTCCGGGGTTCCTGCGGTGCCCTGGACGAGGAGGGTGGAGTCGCCGCTGACAGCGGCCGCGAGGTGCTCGGAGACCCAGGTCTTGGCGGTGCCGGGCACGCCGAGGAGGAGCAGCGCCCGGTCGGTGGCGAGTGTGGTGACGGCGACCTCGACCAGGCGGCGCGGGCCCACGTACTTCGGTGTGATCACCGTGCCGTCGGGCAGGACACCGCCCAGCAGATAGGTGGCGACGGCCCACGGGGAGAGCCGCCAACGGGCGGGGCGGGGGCGGTCGTCGGCTGCGGCGAGCGCCTTCAGCTCCTCGGCGAAGGCGTCCTCGGCATGCGGGCGCAGGGCCTCGGCGCCAGCGACTGCGGTGGTTTCGGACACGGTCATGGATCCCCCTCCAGATCGGTCGACCCGATGTGCTTCCCACCGTGCACCATGCCACTGACAATCGACCTTCCCGCAGGTCAGGGCCCGTTGTCAGTGGTGCGGCCTAACGTCGTTCCCATGCTGCTGACTGACGGGGGAGAACCCTTGGGCGCCGCTGCTCCGGCGGCGCGCTGGACGGTGGAGCAGGTCCTGGCCCTGGCTCCTGACGACGCCTCACGCAAGGCGGGGAACAAGCTGGGTTCGGCCGGTTGGTGGTCGGACACCGGAGAAGACGCTTCGGGTGCGGTGTGGGGGCTGTGCCGGGGCAGCGGAAGCAAGCCGTACCGGACGGTGGTCGACACCACCGGTCCGGCGTACACGTGCAGTTGCCCCAGCCGGAAGTTCCCGTGCAAGCACGCGCTGGGCCTGCTGCTGCTCCGCGCCTGCGACGGTCCGGCACCGGCCGCCGGCGATCCGCCCGACTGGGCCGGTGAGTGGCTGGCGGGCCGTCGCGCCCGCGCCGCCGCGAAGGCCGGGTCCGCGGCCACGGCGGGAGCCGACGGCGGTCCGGCGGGCGTCGGCCCGGCCGATCCCGAGGCCGCCCGGCGCCGCGCCGAGCGCCGTGCCGCGCGGATCGACGGCGGTGCGCAGGAGCTGGAACAGCGCCTGACCGACCTGTTGCGCGGCGGGCTGGCCGCGGCCGAGCAGTCGGGGTACGGGCTGTGGGAGGAGACGGCGGCGCGCATGGTCGACGCGCAGGCGCCCGGTCTGGCGGGCCGGGTGCGGGAGTTGGGTGCGATACCGGCCTCCGGTCCGGGCTGGCCGGTCCGGCTGCTGGAGGAGTGCGCGCTGCTGCACCTCCTGGACACGGCGTGGCTGGGCATCGACCGGCTGCCGCCGCCACTGGCGGCGACGGTCCGCACCCGGGTCGGCCTGACAGCCCCCGCTGAAGGGCCGCCGCTCCGTGACCACTGGCTGGTCCTCGCGCAGTACGACACCCCCGACGGCAAGATCGTCAGCCGCCGCATCTGGCTGTACGGCAGGGAGTCGGGCCGCACCGCGCTGTTGCTGTCCTTCGGCGCCGCCGGGCGCTCCCCCGCACAGGCTCTGCCGGTGGGGGTCACGCTCGACGCCGAGCTCACGCCCTACCCGGGTTCCGGACAGCTACGGGCCGAGCTGGGGCCGCAGTTCGGCCTGCCCGCACCGGCCGCACCGCCTCCGCCGGGGGTCCCGGTCACCGAGGCGATCGCCGCGTACGGGCGGGCCCTGGGCGACGATCCCTGGCTGGAGTCCTGGCCGGTGACCTTGCGCGATGTCATACCCGTGCCGTCCGAGGACGGCTGGCAGCTGGCCGACGCGGAAGGGGGCGCGGCCCTGCCCGTCGCCTCCGCCGCGGTGGCGCGGCCGGCGCTCTGGAAGCTCGTCGCGCTCTCGGGCGGCGGCCCGCTCACCGTCTTCGGCGAATGCGGCCACCGCGGCTTCGACCCGCTCGCGGCCTGGCCGGCCGGAAGCGAGGGCGCCGCCGCAGCGACAGGGTCCGTTACTCACCCCCGGGCAACCGGCGCGACTGCGACCGCCGTCGCGACCGCCACCGCCTCTCCCACCACCGTCGAGACCGTGCCGCTCATCTGACTCCTGGAGGAGGAGCGATGCCTCGTACCACCGCACCTGCACCCTCACCCGCACCCACGCTCGCGTCCACGCCATGGGAGGAGCTCGTCACCTCGGCGCTGCTCGGCACGGACCGCCGCCCGCCGGGGACGGCTCCCGGCACCGGACCGGGCGGCGCCGCCGCCGCGCTCCTGGATGCCGCCGCTCTGCACACCGTCCGGCGCCGGGCGGGGCTGCTGCCCGCCCCCGCGCGCCCCCGGCCCGGTCCCGCGCCCGCCGACCCACGACCGCCCCTGCCGCAGGCCGCCCGGAGCCGGCTCGCGCAGCTGCTCGCGGACCGGGCGGCGTCGAACGGCTCGGGCGGCAGGCGCGGTTCGGCCCCCGATCTGACGGAGCTGATCCCGCAGTGGCTCGCCGCCGCCAACCGGCACGGCTACCGGGCCCCGGACGCCGCGCTGCCGCCCCTGCTGGACGCGGCCCGGGCGCGGACGGATCTGCGCCCCCAGGCCCTGGCGTTCGCCGGGCCGCGCGGGCTGTGGCTGGCCGGGCTGAACCCCGACTGGAAGTTCGCCCTGCGCGGCGCGTCCGGCAGCGCCCTGCTCCCCGAGGTGACGGACCGGGAGGCGGTGGGCCGGCTCTGGGAGGAGGGCCTGTTCGCCGAACGGGTCGGGCTGCTGTCGGCCGTACGGGCCCATGACGCGGAAGCCGCGCGCGCCCTGCTCGCCACCACCTGGTCCGCGGAACGGGCCGAGGACCGGCTCATGTTCATCGACTCCCTGCGCACCGGGCTGTCCGGGGCCGACGAGGAGTTCCTGGAGCAGGCCCTCGCCGACCGCAGCCGCAACGTGCGCGCCACGGCCGCCGAGCTGCTGTCCGCACTGCCCGGATCGGCACTGGCCCACCGGATGGCGGACCGTGCCCTGTCCTGTGTGAGTCCCGGACTGACGGGCACCGAACCGTCGGTCGCGGTGGAGGCCCCGCACGAGTGCGATGCGGCGATGCAGCGCGACGGGGTGGTGGCGCTCCCTCCCTCGGGCCGGGGCGAGCGGTCGTGGTGGCTGGGCCAACTGGTGGAGTCGTCGCCGCTGGGGGTCTGGCCGAAGCGGTTCGGCGGGCGTGGGCCGCGGGAGATCGTCGCGCTGCCCGTGGCCGACGACTGGGGCGAGGAGCTGCACGCGGCCTGGTGCCGGGCAGCCGTGCGGCAGCGGGACCCGGAGTGGGCCCGGGCGCTGCTCGGTGCCCCCTCGACGCCCCCGTCGAACGGCCCGGGCACGGCGTCGCTCGCCGAGCGGTCGAAGCTCCTGGCCGTGCTGCCCGCGGCCGAACGGGCCGACTGGGTGGCCGGGTTCATCGCGGCCCACGGGCTCTCGGAGGCGTTCCAGCTGCTGGGTGTCTGCCCGACCCCGTGGGCGGATCCGCTCGGGCGGTCCGTCGTCGACGCCCTCGACATCGCGCGGGACGCGGGCAGCTACCCCTGGAGCTTCAGCGGGGTGATGGGCCTCGCCGAGCGCTGTCTGAACCCGGCCGAGGCGGACCGGCTGGAAGTCCTCACCACCACACCCGACGAGCCCGCGGACGCCTCACCGGGTGCGAACGGCTACTGGTCGGAGGCGTTCCAGCGCCTGGTCTCCACGCTGCGGCTCCGTGCCGCGATGGACCGGGAGCTGGCTCCGGACGGCTGAGAGCCCGCGGCCCGCGGCCCGCAGCCCGGGCCCGGGCCCTCGGCCCGCGGGGCCCGCCGCCCGCACCGGCAGCGCCGGGCCCTCACCGCCCGAATCGGGCTCAGGCCGCCTGGCGGACGTTCGCGTTGACCCAGTCGACGATCGCGACCGTCGTCGCGCCCGGGGTGAAGATCTCCGCGACACCCTGCTCCTTCAGCGGCGCGATGTCCGCCTCCGGGATGATGCCGCCGCCGAAGACCTTGATGTCCTCCGCGTCGCGCTCCTTGAGCAGCTCGATCACCTTCGCGAAGAGCGTGTTGTGCGCACCGGAGAGGATCGAGAGGCCGATCGCGTCGGCGTCCTCCTGGATCGCGGTGTCCACGATCTGCTCGGGTGTCTGGTGGAGCCCCGTGTAGATGACCTCCATACCGGCGTCGCGCAGTGCCCGCGCGATCACCTTGGCCCCGCGGTCATGGCCGTCGAGGCCCGGCTTGGCCACCACCACACGGATCGGACCGGTCACACCCATCACTGCCTCCACATGCGTCTCCCGTGCCTGAAGGGCCGGGGATGTGAACGAACGTTATCGACAGCATCCCGCAAGCCGCCGTTTCGCGGTGGACGGGGAGGGGGAAATCACACGTGGGACAAGTTCACCGGGCACCGTTCCCGCAGCACGCGGCACATCCGCCGTGCGGGACCGGCCGCCGGGGGAGCCGCGACGAGGTCGTCGTACCACCGTGCCGTCAGCCGCACGGCACGGTGGTACGGCTCACCGGCCGGCCGGGCCCGGACCACCTCCGAAACGGCGCCCCACGAGGGCATACGGGGCAGGGAGCCGCTTTTCCCCGGGTGCCGGAGCAGGAGGTCGACCGTGAAGACCCTGCCTTTTCTTCCCCTACTGCTGCGCCGGCTGTGCGCCGGCACCACCTGGCTGCCGTCCGGCCGTCCGCTGTCCACCCGCCTGCCGTCCGTCCGGATACCGTCCGCCTGGCTGTCCGCCGCCCTGCTGAGAGCGACCGCCCTGGAAGCGGTGGTGCTCGCCGGGCACGCACTCCTGTACCCCACCGGAATCGCGGATGAGCGGCGCCCCGCACCCGGACCGACCGGCCCGCCGGACGACTCCCCCGCATCCGGACCCGCCCCCGCCCCCGCAGGAACCACCGCACTGCCCGCCGCCGCGCCTCCCGACCGGCCGCCCGTCGTGCTTCTGCACGGTTTCATCGACAACCGTTCCGTCTTCGTCCTGCTGCGCCGCTCGCTGTCCCGGCACGGCTGGCGCCACCTGGAGTCGCTGAACTACTCCCCGCTGACCTGCGACATCCGCACGGCCGCCGAGCTGCTCGGCCGGCACGTCGAGGAGATCTGCGCCCGCACCGGTCACCGCGAGGTCGACATCGTGGGGCACAGCCTGGGGGGCCTGATAGCGCGCTACTACGTACAGCGGCTGGGCGGTGACCGCCGGGTCCGCACCCTCGTCACCCTCGGTACGCCGCACGCCGGCACCGCCGTCGCCCCGCTGGCCGGCGCCCACCCCATCGTGCGCCAGATGCGCAGCGGCTCCGTACCGATCGAGGAACTGCGGCTGCCCGCGCCCGGATGCCGCACCCGGTTCGTCAGCTTCTGGAGCGAGCTGGACCAGGTGATCGTCCCGGCGGAGGCGGCCTGCGTCGACCACCCCGACCTCGACGCGGTGAACGTCCGCGTGAGCGGGATCGGCCATCTCGCCCTGCCCGTCCACCCCGCCGTGGCGGCCGGCATCCGCCAGGCGCTCGACGCGCACGCCTCGGCCCACGGTTCCGCCGGCGCCGCCTCCGTGGCGTGAATCTGCCGGATTC harbors:
- a CDS encoding DUF5682 family protein codes for the protein MTGTQPAGPLLLGVRHHGPGSARAVRAALDAARPQAVLIEGPPEGDALLPLAADEQMRPPVALLAHAVDDPGRAAFWPLAAFSPEWVAIRWALTHGVPVRFIDLPAAHSLAMEEEDERAGRPGEGAEQDDETRLVPVDPIRVLAETAGYDDPERWWEDVVEHRVPGLPGTVTGGSQAVADPLAAFAAVGEAMTALREVYGDGGHPRDAVREAYMRVQLRAARKEFGGAFAVVCGAWHVPALEARTTLTADRALLKGLPKVKTELTWVPWTHQRLARHSGYGAGIDSPGWYGHLFDAPDRPIERWMTKVAGLLRDEDRFVSSAHVIEAVRLADTLAAMRGRPLAGLSETTDAVRAVMCEGSDVPLALVRDRLVVGVTLGEVPDNAPAVPLQRDLNRQQRTLRLKPEASEREVELDLRKETDAARSRLLHRLRLLGVRWGEPAAGRGSTGTFRESWRLRWEPELYVRVAEAGVWGTTVLAAATARAESEALAATALAEVTALAERCLLAELPEALPVVMRVLADRAALDADVGHLADALPALARTLRYGDVRSTDTAALGEVAAGLAERICVGLPPACTGLDADGAAALRAQVDGVHTAIGLLAGAVPATADGLRERWRAVLHKLAARDTVAGVIRGRATRLLLDDGHLAQDDAARLMGLALSPGTPPADAAAWIEGFVGGAAGGGMLLVHDERLLALVDSWLSGVPADTFTDVLPLLRRTFSAYEPGVRRTLGELVRRGPAVTGTGGRDSGGVPGHASTAPGFGPVLDGPRADAVIPVLRLLLGLDAAKATATMTPDNDEEELGATG
- a CDS encoding AAA family ATPase, which encodes MTVSETTAVAGAEALRPHAEDAFAEELKALAAADDRPRPARWRLSPWAVATYLLGGVLPDGTVITPKYVGPRRLVEVAVTTLATDRALLLLGVPGTAKTWVSEHLAAAVSGDSTLLVQGTAGTPEEAVRYGWNYAQLLAHGPSRDALVPSPLMRAMSEGMTARIEELTRIPADVQDSLITILSEKTLPLPELGQEVQAVRGFNVIATANDRDRGVNELSSALRRRFNTVVLPLPATPEAEVDIVSRRVDQVGRSLDLPAAPEGLAEIRRVVTVFRELRDGVTTDGRTKLKSPSGTLSTAEAISVVTNGLALAAHFGDGVLRPGDVAAGILGAVVRDPAADRVVWQEYLETVVRERDGWKDFYRACREVSV
- a CDS encoding SWIM zinc finger domain-containing protein gives rise to the protein MLLTDGGEPLGAAAPAARWTVEQVLALAPDDASRKAGNKLGSAGWWSDTGEDASGAVWGLCRGSGSKPYRTVVDTTGPAYTCSCPSRKFPCKHALGLLLLRACDGPAPAAGDPPDWAGEWLAGRRARAAAKAGSAATAGADGGPAGVGPADPEAARRRAERRAARIDGGAQELEQRLTDLLRGGLAAAEQSGYGLWEETAARMVDAQAPGLAGRVRELGAIPASGPGWPVRLLEECALLHLLDTAWLGIDRLPPPLAATVRTRVGLTAPAEGPPLRDHWLVLAQYDTPDGKIVSRRIWLYGRESGRTALLLSFGAAGRSPAQALPVGVTLDAELTPYPGSGQLRAELGPQFGLPAPAAPPPPGVPVTEAIAAYGRALGDDPWLESWPVTLRDVIPVPSEDGWQLADAEGGAALPVASAAVARPALWKLVALSGGGPLTVFGECGHRGFDPLAAWPAGSEGAAAATGSVTHPRATGATATAVATATASPTTVETVPLI
- a CDS encoding DUF5691 domain-containing protein, which produces MPRTTAPAPSPAPTLASTPWEELVTSALLGTDRRPPGTAPGTGPGGAAAALLDAAALHTVRRRAGLLPAPARPRPGPAPADPRPPLPQAARSRLAQLLADRAASNGSGGRRGSAPDLTELIPQWLAAANRHGYRAPDAALPPLLDAARARTDLRPQALAFAGPRGLWLAGLNPDWKFALRGASGSALLPEVTDREAVGRLWEEGLFAERVGLLSAVRAHDAEAARALLATTWSAERAEDRLMFIDSLRTGLSGADEEFLEQALADRSRNVRATAAELLSALPGSALAHRMADRALSCVSPGLTGTEPSVAVEAPHECDAAMQRDGVVALPPSGRGERSWWLGQLVESSPLGVWPKRFGGRGPREIVALPVADDWGEELHAAWCRAAVRQRDPEWARALLGAPSTPPSNGPGTASLAERSKLLAVLPAAERADWVAGFIAAHGLSEAFQLLGVCPTPWADPLGRSVVDALDIARDAGSYPWSFSGVMGLAERCLNPAEADRLEVLTTTPDEPADASPGANGYWSEAFQRLVSTLRLRAAMDRELAPDG
- a CDS encoding cobalamin B12-binding domain-containing protein; amino-acid sequence: MGVTGPIRVVVAKPGLDGHDRGAKVIARALRDAGMEVIYTGLHQTPEQIVDTAIQEDADAIGLSILSGAHNTLFAKVIELLKERDAEDIKVFGGGIIPEADIAPLKEQGVAEIFTPGATTVAIVDWVNANVRQAA
- a CDS encoding alpha/beta fold hydrolase — its product is MPSVRIPSAWLSAALLRATALEAVVLAGHALLYPTGIADERRPAPGPTGPPDDSPASGPAPAPAGTTALPAAAPPDRPPVVLLHGFIDNRSVFVLLRRSLSRHGWRHLESLNYSPLTCDIRTAAELLGRHVEEICARTGHREVDIVGHSLGGLIARYYVQRLGGDRRVRTLVTLGTPHAGTAVAPLAGAHPIVRQMRSGSVPIEELRLPAPGCRTRFVSFWSELDQVIVPAEAACVDHPDLDAVNVRVSGIGHLALPVHPAVAAGIRQALDAHASAHGSAGAASVA